GGGTGGCGGATTGTTACCGAGTAAACCCTGTGCGGTAATCAAAGCAAAAGCAACGCCACCAGCAGAAATCACTGTTTCTGCTTCATTCAAAGCATCGACTTCGCCAAAAAGATAAGTGTGGGTGTATTTGACATTCCGATAGCCTAAAACTTCCCGCGCCCATCCTTTCATTTCCCAAGATTTAGTCATCCCAGCTATATTGCGGATAATATCGGGCGCTTCTGGTTCAACAGGAAAAACCAAATTTTCTGATTCTCGGCACGTTGCTAGAACCATCCAATCAGCTTGCCCCATTCTTAGTCTGCCTCGACTTTGACGCAACCTATTTGATGCTTCAATACGTCTAGTTCGCCCTTGAAAACCACCAGTTTCAAATAAACTACGACAAATTTGTACGTAGCGCAGGGGTTGTTTACGAACGAGTTCAAATAAAATTGATGCAGGACCACAAAACGGTTGTTGACCTTGGTTGACTTGAAAGGCGTCCAAAAGGCGCGTTTTCATGTCTGTCAGCACTTGGTTTTTATCTAAATTTGACCAAACACTGGGGGCATTGGATGTTTCAAATTCTGCGATCGCCGAAGCGACAGATGGATCTAACGTTGAAGAATTCATTGATTAAGTAGATGGGTAGACATAAAAGTACGTGAGTTCGACAGGGTTGAAAAAAGCACAAAAAAGCGCCCGACTGTGTATTGACTAAGAATACCCATGATGTCAAGCGCGATAGAAGAAAGTTCATCCCAAACCAGCCATTTGCTGTTCATGTGCGGACAGCATCATCTGCGCCGGTTCTAGGTAGGTGTCGTCACCCGTCAGCAGCACGAACATGGCGATCGCGACAGGGCAAGCGCAATACAGTTCGACGATATGATCCTGCATCCTAGGCCACACCCGACCTCCAGCGTCCTGGTACCGTTGAAGCAGATCGGCAAGGGCAGACTCACCGAAAATGGCGTAGTACGCGGCAAAGTCCGTCGCTGGATCGGCAACTTCGGCTTCCGTCCAGTCGATCAGTCCGGTTACCCGATGGTCCTGGTCAACCAACATGTGCCCTGGGTGCAAGTCGCCGTGGATCAGTGCCGAGTGCTTAGGCCAGTACGTGTCGTCAGCGAGCCAGTTCTGCCACCTCTGCCATACCAAGTCCGAGACTCGCAGCAGAGGTTTCGCCTGATCCATCTTCTTGGCGAGTGACTGCCGAACCTCGACAGGCTGCAGCACTCGAACGCCAGCTTCGCACGCCGCATCGTGGTCAATCGTGTGCAGACCCGCGATCGCCCCAGCCAACGAGTCAACAAAGGTGACGGAGGGTGACTGCTGGTCGATGTACCAATCGTAATTCTTGGCTACCGGATTCACGGTGGCGGCTGGAGTACCGGCAAGTCTGGGATAGGCAATCAGATCTTCTGTGTTCACTCGCCATTCCGGTACGGCAACTGGGAGGTGCTTACGCAGCAGATTCAGCACCCGGTTTTCGTTGGCTGCTCTTTCGATGACATCAGACCGCCTGGGTGCTCGTAATACCCATGGAATGCCGTCCTCATCGGTGGCGAACGCAACGAGGAAATCGACTCCTGATGCGTTGAGTTCTACGTTTTCGGCGTTCAGTCGAAGACCGTGCTTTTGGGCGACAGCCAGAAATTCCGCAGTGCTGTTGATGATCGGCTTCATGGGAGATGAATCTTTGGATATCGAACTCAATACTTATTAATACCCATCTACTTTTATCAATTACAGAATTTTTCCACGCAGCGAACGAACATTTCCACACCCATCGCCAAGATGGTTTCGTCAAAATCAAATCGAGGATGATGGTGTGGATACGCCAATCCTTTATCAGGGTTCGCAGAACCCAGGAAGAAATAGCAACCAGGAACCTCTTGTAAGAAGTAAGACATATCCTCGCCACCCATTGTTTGGCATTCAGGAACAACACCCAAGGGCGTTTCTACGACTTCTTCGGCAACTGAGCGCACCAAGTCCGCTATGGTAGCATCATTGATCACTGGTGGGTAAAGCGACCAACAATTAAAGTCATAACTAGCACCATGACTCTGGCAAACTCCCGCAATAATTTGCTCAAGACGCTGCTTAAAAAAGCCTTCATATGCTGGATTAAAATACCTTACGGTACCACTCATTCTGGCTGTATCAGCTATCACATTATTCTTGGTTCCAGCATGAAGTTCACCCACTGTCACTACTGCTGAGTCAATAGGGTTGACGTTGCGCGCGACAATTGTTTGTAAGGCATTGACAATTTGGGCAGCAACCACAACAGAATCAACAGTTTGATGGGGCATGGCACCATGTCCGCCTTTGCCCATAATTGTACATTTGAATGTTTCTACAGCTGCCATTAATGCACCAGCGCGGACACCTAGTGTCCCCAAAGGTAAATTATTCCAAAGGTGTAAACCGATAATCGCCTCAACATCAGGGTTTTTCAATACCCCAGCTTCTATCATCGGCTTTGCGCCTCCGGGTCCTTCTTCTGCTGGCTGGAATATAATTTTGACAGTACCAGCAAAAGTGTCTCGATTCTGGTGAAGATAGTATGCTGTCCCTAGGGCAATTGCTGTATGTCCATCATGTCCACACGCGTGCATCACCCCATCGTGTTGTGAGCGATAAGAGACTTCGTTGAGTTCTTGAATTGGCAAAGCGTCCATATCCGCGCGAATTGCCAACACTTTTTGAGTACTAGTATCGTTACCCTTGATGGTAGCTACAATACCAGTCTGAGCAATGCCAGTTTGATGCTCAATTCCCCATTTCTGTAACTTCTGCGAGACAAACTGAGAGGTTAATTTTTCTTTAAAACCCAGTTCTGGCTTTTGATGCAATTGTCGCCGCCATTCCACAAGTTGCGCTTGCAGGGAACGAATGGAGAGTCGAACACGAGATAAATCAACACAAGAGGAGTTCGGGAATGTAGAAACCATGTTTTACATTTTTTAAATTCAAATGACAGCTAAGTACTTTTATTTTTACGCTTTAAACTTTTGCAAAAGGTATTTCTTGCCTCACTCTTCACACTTTTTTAGATATATAGCAATCGTTCTAAATCTAAATTTGATGCTACTTGTGCCATTTTAGATAAATCAGTTAAGTTATCTAGATAAGGTAAGCAGCCAAAAATTGGAATGTGCGTGAGTGATTTCATCAATTCTATGGGTGTCCAATCAGCAATTTCTGTATTTGTTCGAGGTTGAACACAATTCAAAACAATACCTTTTAAATTGATTCGTGATTGTCGTGCTAAAGCCACATTAGCGACTGCTTGACTTATTGCACCCAATCTAACTGGAACAACTAACACTGTTGGTAAGCGCCATTCTCCTGCCAAGTCAGCAACCGTTAATTCATCAGTTACTGGCGAACCTAATCCTCCTAAAGCTTCTAAAAAGATAAAATCACGGCGCGAACGCAAAGCTGTAAAACCTTGCCACACTTTTGCTAAATCTACAGTTTTATTTTCCCTTGCTGCAGCAATGGGAGGAGCAAGGGGTGCTTGAAAATATAAAGGTGTGAGTTCTTCGGGAGATTGATTTAAGGAAAATATTTTTTGATACCACTCGGAATCACCTTCTCCCGATTGCATGAGTTTCATAATTCCCATACTGGCGGAAGAGTGATATTTTTGCCAATAGGCTGCCAATACTGTCGTTAAAACAGTTTTGCCAACTTCTGTATCTGTTCCTGTAATCAATAGTGTGTTTAATAGCTTGTCAGTCATTAGTTATTAGTTATGAGTAGCCAACAACTAATGTCTCACAGTTACTATCATAAATTGCTGACAATTCTATTCTATAAATATTTTGCATAGTTTTCATGCAGATTCTGCATTGAATTCTACAACCTTGATGGAAAAGCTGTTTCATTAGGAACAGAGTTGGGTGGTTCACTAGCAGGCGGCGTATCTTGTGGTTCTACAGCAGGAGCTGTGGACGGCTGTTCTGTAGGTGTAGGTGTAGCTGTGGGAGTGGGTGTGGGTGTGGCTGTGGGGGTGGGAGTAGGTGTGGCTGTGGGAGTGGGAGTAGGTGTGGCTGTCGGGGTGGGGGTGAGAGTGGGTGTAGGAGTG
This portion of the Brasilonema sennae CENA114 genome encodes:
- a CDS encoding M20 family metallopeptidase; translated protein: MVSTFPNSSCVDLSRVRLSIRSLQAQLVEWRRQLHQKPELGFKEKLTSQFVSQKLQKWGIEHQTGIAQTGIVATIKGNDTSTQKVLAIRADMDALPIQELNEVSYRSQHDGVMHACGHDGHTAIALGTAYYLHQNRDTFAGTVKIIFQPAEEGPGGAKPMIEAGVLKNPDVEAIIGLHLWNNLPLGTLGVRAGALMAAVETFKCTIMGKGGHGAMPHQTVDSVVVAAQIVNALQTIVARNVNPIDSAVVTVGELHAGTKNNVIADTARMSGTVRYFNPAYEGFFKQRLEQIIAGVCQSHGASYDFNCWSLYPPVINDATIADLVRSVAEEVVETPLGVVPECQTMGGEDMSYFLQEVPGCYFFLGSANPDKGLAYPHHHPRFDFDETILAMGVEMFVRCVEKFCN
- a CDS encoding macrolide 2'-phosphotransferase, which translates into the protein MKPIINSTAEFLAVAQKHGLRLNAENVELNASGVDFLVAFATDEDGIPWVLRAPRRSDVIERAANENRVLNLLRKHLPVAVPEWRVNTEDLIAYPRLAGTPAATVNPVAKNYDWYIDQQSPSVTFVDSLAGAIAGLHTIDHDAACEAGVRVLQPVEVRQSLAKKMDQAKPLLRVSDLVWQRWQNWLADDTYWPKHSALIHGDLHPGHMLVDQDHRVTGLIDWTEAEVADPATDFAAYYAIFGESALADLLQRYQDAGGRVWPRMQDHIVELYCACPVAIAMFVLLTGDDTYLEPAQMMLSAHEQQMAGLG
- the bioD gene encoding dethiobiotin synthase, producing the protein MTDKLLNTLLITGTDTEVGKTVLTTVLAAYWQKYHSSASMGIMKLMQSGEGDSEWYQKIFSLNQSPEELTPLYFQAPLAPPIAAARENKTVDLAKVWQGFTALRSRRDFIFLEALGGLGSPVTDELTVADLAGEWRLPTVLVVPVRLGAISQAVANVALARQSRINLKGIVLNCVQPRTNTEIADWTPIELMKSLTHIPIFGCLPYLDNLTDLSKMAQVASNLDLERLLYI